Proteins encoded by one window of Arachis ipaensis cultivar K30076 chromosome B04, Araip1.1, whole genome shotgun sequence:
- the LOC107637425 gene encoding isoleucine N-monooxygenase 2-like, whose translation MESSLISSLRFCYLLLLLVGFITPFLKFLKHQITSKRKQTTLLPPGPKPWPIIGNLPEMVANKSASRWIHKIMSDLNTEIACIRLGNIHVIPITSPEIARELLTKQDSIFASRPTNWSSEHVSGGYLSTIVVPYGEQWKKMKRVMANELVSPRRLQWLQDKRVEEADNIVLYVYNQCNKNGGGLVDARIVARHYCGNIIRRLVFNARHFGKGREDGGPGFEEVEHIDAIFTVLRYLFAFSISDYVACLRELDLDGHKKNLKMATKLILKYHDPLIEDRVQQWKNGKRTCEEDLLDVLISLKDANDNPLLTLDEIKSQIMDMMIATVDNPSNAFEWRLAEMLNRPETLRKAVEELDTVVGKERQVQESDIPKLNYIKVCAREVFRLHPIDDINATHVSMEDTFIADNTYFIPKGSHIVLRRQGIGQNLRIWEEPLKFKPERHLEKDNNNIDGFKNLNLNEPSLKLITFGTGRRACPGINLGSTMTVMLFARMLHGFNWSVPPNEKTIDLSETEGSTIKAKPLMAFAMPRLPAEAYGIST comes from the exons ATGGAATCTTCTCTTATTAGCTCTCTACGATTTTGTTATCTCCTTCTCTTACTTGTTGGATTCATCACCCCATTTCTCAAATTCCTCAAACACCAAATAACTTCAAAACGCAAACAAACTACATTACTTCCTCCGGGACCAAAACCATGGCCTATAATTGGTAACCTACCTGAAATGGTAGCAAACAAATCAGCATCTAGATGGATACATAAGATCATGAGTGATCTAAACACCGAAATCGCGTGCATTCGTCTAGGTAACATTCATGTTATTCCCATCACTAGTCCTGAAATCGCTCGCGAATTATTGACAAAACAAGATTCAATTTTCGCGTCGAGGCCTACGAATTGGTCTAGTGAACATGTCTCAGGTGGGTACTTGAGTACAATAGTAGTGCCCTATGGAGAACAATGGAAGAAAATGAAGAGAGTTATGGCCAATGAATTGGTGTCTCCAAGAAGACTCCAATGGCTACAAGACAAGAGGGTGGAGGAAGCCGACAACATCGTTCTCTATGTTTACAATCAATGCAACAAGAATGGTGGCGGTCTTGTGGATGCGAGGATTGTGGCACGACATTATTGTGGCAACATTATTAGAAG GTTGGTCTTCAATGCAAGGCACTTTGGTAAAGGAAGGGAAGATGGAGGACCCGGATTTGAGGAGGTGGAACATATTGATGCAATCTTCACTGTTTTGAGATACCTCTTTGCATTCTCTATCTCTGATTATGTTGCATGCTTGAGAGAGCTTGACTTGGATGGTCATAAGAAGAACTTGAAGATGGCCACTAAGTTGATATTGAAGTATCATGATCCCTTAATTGAAGATAGGGTTCAGCAATGGAAGAATGGTAAAAGAACATGTGAAGAGGACTTGCTTGATGTTCTAATCTCCTTGAAAGATGCAAATGATAATCCACTTTTGACTCTTGATGAAATTAAGTCTCAAATTATG GATATGATGATTGCAACCGTGGACAATCCATCGAATGCCTTTGAATGGAGACTTGCCGAGATGCTAAATCGGCCGGAGACGCTCCGAAAGGCGGTGGAGGAATTAGATACGGTGGTTGGCAAGGAAAGACAAGTTCAAGAATCAGACATTCCAAAACTCAATTACATAAAAGTATGTGCAAGAGAAGTGTTTCGCCTTCACCCCATTGATGATATCAACGCTACCCATGTTTCCATGGAAGACACATTTATTGCCGACAACACATACTTCATTCCAAAAGGTAGCCACATTGTTCTAAGACGGCAAGGAATCGGACAAAATCTAAGAATATGGGAAGAACCCTTGAAGTTTAAACCCGAACGCCATTtagaaaaagataataataatattgatGGGTTtaagaatttgaatttaaatgagCCGAGTTTGAAGTTGATTACGTTTGGCACCGGAAGACGTGCATGTCCCGGAATCAATCTTGGTTCTACCATGACAGTTATGTTATTTGCTAGGATGTTGCATGGCTTCAATTGGAGTGTGCCACCCAATGAAAAAACCATTGACCTCTCCGAAACAGAAGGAAGTACCATAAAAGCAAAGCCACTCATGGCATTTGCAATGCCGCGGTTGCCGGCGGAGGCTTATGGAATTTCTACTTAA